The following proteins are co-located in the Myroides profundi genome:
- a CDS encoding sigma-54-dependent transcriptional regulator — MRKTNATILVLDDNSEVLIAAKMLLKRHFETILTNNNPKKIAEILSQQEVDVIILDMNYRVGFEDGKEGIFWFKEIKNIAPNTQIILMTSYGNVETAVEGIKLGAVDYILKPWNNEALIETVKGVVKQLRKKETLVDKPQKEDNVFIGQAPSIQKVYTMASRVAKTDVNALILGENGTGKYVLAKHIHDNSPRKEQPFIHVDLGSLNENLFESELFGYAKGAFTDAKQDTEGRFEAANGGTIFLDEIGNVPLHLQAKLLQVIQSKSVIRLGESKARPVDIRIITATNANIEQEVNEKSFREDLYYRINTVTLQLPPLRDRLEDILPLLQFFVEEYAHKYDRTVPSISESTQQALTYYDWKGNIREMQNRVERALILTEEDELNLHDFGISPTMINDTSTEENTLQDMERISILKALEKYDGNISQTAEELGLSRAALYRRLEKYNIKN; from the coding sequence ATGAGAAAAACTAACGCTACAATTCTTGTATTAGACGACAATTCTGAAGTTCTTATCGCAGCAAAAATGTTGCTAAAAAGACACTTTGAAACCATATTGACGAATAATAACCCAAAAAAAATAGCAGAAATACTTTCTCAACAAGAAGTAGATGTGATTATTCTAGACATGAATTATCGAGTAGGCTTTGAAGATGGTAAAGAAGGGATATTTTGGTTTAAAGAGATTAAAAATATTGCACCGAATACACAGATCATACTGATGACTTCTTATGGTAATGTAGAGACTGCTGTAGAAGGTATCAAACTCGGAGCAGTAGATTATATCCTAAAACCATGGAATAACGAAGCACTTATAGAAACCGTAAAAGGAGTAGTCAAACAACTGCGCAAAAAAGAAACACTAGTAGACAAACCACAAAAAGAAGATAACGTATTTATAGGTCAGGCTCCTAGCATTCAGAAAGTATATACGATGGCTAGTCGTGTAGCTAAAACAGATGTTAATGCACTAATATTAGGAGAGAATGGTACAGGTAAATATGTATTAGCAAAACATATACATGACAATTCTCCTCGAAAAGAGCAACCATTCATCCATGTAGACTTGGGGTCTTTAAACGAAAATCTTTTTGAGAGTGAGCTATTTGGTTATGCTAAAGGAGCTTTTACAGATGCTAAGCAAGATACGGAAGGTCGCTTCGAAGCTGCCAATGGTGGTACTATATTCTTAGACGAAATCGGCAATGTACCTCTTCACTTACAAGCCAAACTTCTTCAAGTCATCCAATCTAAAAGCGTGATTCGACTAGGTGAGTCTAAAGCTCGTCCTGTAGACATCCGCATCATCACAGCTACGAATGCTAATATAGAACAAGAGGTCAATGAGAAGTCATTCAGAGAAGACTTGTATTACCGTATCAACACCGTGACACTACAGCTACCGCCATTAAGAGATCGCCTAGAAGATATCTTACCTCTACTACAATTCTTTGTGGAAGAGTATGCACATAAATATGATCGTACTGTACCGAGTATTAGCGAATCTACTCAGCAAGCCTTAACTTACTACGACTGGAAAGGGAATATACGCGAAATGCAAAACCGTGTAGAGCGTGCATTAATCCTAACAGAAGAGGATGAACTAAACCTTCATGATTTCGGTATTTCACCAACTATGATTAACGATACCTCTACAGAAGAGAATACCTTACAAGATATGGAGCGTATCTCTATCCTTAAAGCACTAGAGAAGTACGATGGCAATATCTCTCAGACGGCTGAAGAACTAGGGTTATCTAGAGCCGCGTTATATAGAAGACTAGAAAAGTACAATATCAAAAACTAA
- a CDS encoding sensor histidine kinase, with the protein MQSFHFKAFLRIIVILLLGLLGMFLFTKDLVYSFVLVCILIVALFIEFFFFQKKYYTAIDRIVLAMMYDDYSLKTTKEQPNETLNNLQKLYHKLQTQQQQNEIRELVYLNILNNIETGILILEKKSDKWEVFLINDYFSSLFDIPKIKSWTNLERLLPTLTHHLQQLNFKESKESIDIKIEHEEKQTFMLQTSNTISQNQEYFIVLLDSIQKVLEKKEKDTWENLMKIISHEIMNSLTPIHSLAHNTQEILEEEELSEEDMDDIKVSINTIVNRTNHLQQFIDNYRKLTMLTSPKKQLVPVNRIIQMSIETLMPLFKNNGIQVQTNLNLQINLEWDIKQMEQVFINLLTNAIHATAKQEVKEIHINLYEKNNRIYIDIEDSGLGIIPEIKEKIFIPFYTTREEGAGIGLPLSKNIVEMHNGYLTYHRREDRTVFSLNFPLY; encoded by the coding sequence ATGCAGTCATTTCACTTTAAAGCCTTCTTGCGCATTATAGTCATCCTTCTATTAGGATTGTTAGGCATGTTCTTATTCACTAAGGATCTTGTGTATTCCTTTGTCTTGGTATGTATACTGATAGTCGCTTTATTCATTGAATTTTTCTTTTTTCAGAAGAAATATTACACAGCCATAGACCGTATCGTACTAGCGATGATGTATGATGACTATTCACTTAAGACAACAAAAGAGCAACCTAATGAGACACTAAACAACTTACAGAAGCTCTACCATAAACTACAAACACAACAACAACAAAACGAAATACGCGAGCTGGTCTATCTAAATATTTTAAACAATATAGAAACAGGTATTCTAATCCTAGAGAAGAAGAGTGATAAGTGGGAAGTATTCCTTATCAATGATTACTTCTCTTCCCTATTCGACATACCGAAGATTAAGTCTTGGACAAACCTAGAACGGCTACTCCCTACACTAACCCATCATCTACAACAGCTAAACTTTAAAGAATCTAAAGAGTCTATCGATATCAAAATAGAGCATGAGGAGAAACAAACCTTTATGCTCCAAACTTCTAATACAATAAGTCAAAATCAAGAGTACTTCATCGTATTATTAGATTCTATCCAGAAAGTATTAGAGAAAAAAGAGAAAGACACTTGGGAGAATCTAATGAAGATTATCTCTCATGAGATCATGAACTCTCTTACACCTATTCACTCACTTGCTCATAATACACAGGAGATACTAGAAGAGGAAGAGTTGTCAGAAGAAGATATGGATGATATCAAAGTAAGTATCAATACGATTGTTAACCGTACTAATCACTTACAGCAATTCATAGACAACTATAGGAAGTTAACCATGCTGACTTCTCCTAAAAAGCAGTTAGTCCCTGTTAATCGCATCATACAGATGAGTATAGAGACTCTGATGCCTCTATTCAAAAATAACGGTATCCAAGTACAAACAAACTTAAATCTGCAGATCAATCTAGAGTGGGACATTAAACAGATGGAGCAAGTATTTATCAACTTATTGACTAATGCGATACACGCCACTGCCAAACAAGAGGTAAAAGAAATCCATATCAACTTATACGAAAAGAACAATCGTATCTACATAGATATAGAAGACAGTGGACTAGGAATCATCCCTGAGATTAAAGAAAAAATATTTATTCCTTTCTACACCACCCGTGAAGAAGGTGCAGGTATTGGACTACCTCTATCTAAGAATATCGTAGAGATGCACAATGGGTACCTAACGTATCACAGACGAGAAGACAGAACAGTCTTCA